One region of Streptomyces leeuwenhoekii genomic DNA includes:
- a CDS encoding M4 family metallopeptidase, with product MGGWGTLRHFRGGRARGGGRRRRLSGIAGAAALTGVAALVVPAVPAGAATGTEAPPPSPGQVVPGQRTETPALVRGIREQAPDAGSAAGAARAYLEAEEGRYRIAHAERDLVPAGTTASGAREAVRLQQRHHGVPVLGGQYIVRMENKGGERVVTGTSGKYFTGLTTGTTAEVGEELAVERAVDRVLADLGAENFATAPPEGEEEQLPLQGIARGLVVLPMGTGVLTQHVTVRGTDPADGEPVLREVYVDARAGYPVLGYSGIKTFRAPAAASGQPAPEATAQRATAVLETGSGVRLDGTSVGLDVSRDEERGLYVLRDRTRIPDDDYADRALTTWDARGLNVGDVSGQWPEGVREFGSPTPEFGAEATEAGAVDAHWAAARVYDYYRDKHGRNSLDGRGMSIDSLVGVTEFGQPYVNAFWDGRKMVYGTGDAEYRPLSAALDVVGHEMTHGVIEHSANLVYAGQSGALNEAIADYFGNAVETDVLGIPVTDPDSGLLGERLCRTKSPRECALRDLNDGRTTTKSFLGLDFLNDNGGVHLNSTIFGGALWDAREELGADLADEVVYRALTEYLTPLDGFTEGRAAVLAAAQDLGVAGDGLKALRRAFTAHGIVPGWELALGVDSEPLLDRINTTGTGLGAGGGWWAASKSNEDGSEPYSVWAGRADGKGQLKLMSPNDGRYHVNPATDGTTVVWQAYSPGAVEILARPLAGGPVKKLWAGRSGGSVTDVDGDLVAFSYANVGGRSGVAYLSLKNPADVSTVGGGTYRRAYSPSVDDGKIAYQEWRRVALAARAVYEWRTLVVDAATGETTVVHEAPSTTSHGPTALDGARVFWLAERDTGENGTALFRAPLDGSGVVELAPEAGWGPLRVYDLTASEDSVTVAAYDPDAPLDNETTPKLHQFEAAGTPGAQGTYKGRVSCNRGGQTHPAAVGGSQVVWLDATTGTTDVVTRVRPTGRCG from the coding sequence ATGGGGGGTTGGGGAACCTTGCGTCACTTCAGAGGGGGAAGAGCTCGCGGAGGCGGCCGCAGACGGCGGCTGAGCGGTATAGCGGGTGCGGCGGCGCTGACGGGCGTCGCCGCACTCGTCGTTCCGGCGGTGCCAGCGGGTGCCGCGACCGGAACGGAGGCGCCACCGCCCAGTCCGGGGCAGGTGGTCCCCGGACAGCGGACCGAGACACCGGCCCTGGTCCGGGGCATCCGGGAACAGGCACCCGACGCGGGCAGCGCGGCGGGCGCGGCCCGCGCTTACCTGGAGGCGGAAGAGGGGCGGTACCGGATCGCGCACGCCGAACGCGACCTCGTGCCCGCCGGGACCACCGCCTCGGGGGCCCGGGAGGCCGTACGGCTCCAGCAGCGGCACCACGGTGTGCCCGTCCTGGGCGGCCAGTACATCGTCCGCATGGAGAACAAGGGCGGCGAGCGGGTCGTCACCGGCACCTCCGGCAAGTACTTCACCGGGCTGACCACCGGTACGACCGCCGAGGTCGGGGAGGAACTCGCCGTCGAACGAGCCGTGGACCGGGTCCTGGCCGATCTGGGCGCCGAGAACTTCGCGACGGCGCCGCCCGAGGGCGAGGAGGAGCAGCTGCCGCTCCAGGGCATCGCCCGCGGCCTCGTCGTACTGCCCATGGGAACGGGTGTCCTGACCCAGCACGTCACCGTGCGCGGCACCGACCCCGCCGACGGCGAGCCCGTGCTGCGAGAGGTGTACGTCGACGCCCGCGCCGGCTACCCGGTCCTCGGCTACAGCGGCATCAAGACGTTCCGGGCGCCGGCCGCGGCCTCCGGGCAGCCCGCGCCGGAGGCGACCGCGCAGCGTGCCACCGCCGTGCTGGAGACGGGCAGCGGCGTCCGGCTCGACGGCACGTCCGTCGGCCTGGACGTGTCCCGCGACGAGGAGCGCGGCCTGTACGTGCTGCGGGACCGCACCCGCATACCGGACGACGACTACGCCGACCGGGCCCTGACGACCTGGGACGCCCGCGGCCTGAACGTCGGAGACGTGAGCGGGCAGTGGCCCGAGGGGGTCCGTGAATTCGGCTCGCCCACCCCGGAGTTCGGCGCCGAGGCCACCGAAGCGGGAGCCGTCGACGCGCACTGGGCCGCCGCCCGGGTCTACGACTACTACCGGGACAAGCACGGCCGCAACAGCCTCGACGGCCGCGGCATGAGCATCGACTCCCTGGTGGGTGTCACCGAGTTCGGCCAGCCCTACGTCAACGCCTTCTGGGACGGGCGGAAGATGGTGTACGGCACCGGCGACGCGGAGTACCGGCCGCTGTCCGCGGCCCTGGACGTCGTCGGCCACGAGATGACGCACGGCGTGATCGAGCACTCGGCGAACCTCGTCTACGCGGGCCAGTCCGGTGCCCTGAACGAGGCCATCGCCGACTACTTCGGCAACGCCGTCGAGACGGACGTGCTGGGCATCCCGGTGACGGACCCCGACTCCGGCCTCCTCGGCGAGCGGCTCTGCCGCACGAAGTCCCCCCGCGAGTGCGCCCTGCGCGATCTGAACGACGGGCGGACCACCACCAAGTCCTTCCTCGGCCTGGACTTCCTCAACGACAACGGCGGGGTCCACCTGAACTCCACCATCTTCGGCGGCGCGCTGTGGGACGCCCGCGAGGAACTGGGCGCGGACCTCGCCGACGAGGTCGTCTACAGGGCGCTGACCGAATACCTCACACCCCTGGACGGCTTCACCGAGGGACGGGCCGCCGTACTCGCCGCCGCCCAGGACCTCGGGGTCGCCGGGGACGGGCTGAAGGCGCTGCGCCGTGCCTTCACCGCCCACGGCATCGTGCCCGGCTGGGAACTGGCCCTCGGCGTCGACTCCGAGCCGCTCCTGGACCGGATCAACACGACCGGCACGGGCCTGGGAGCGGGCGGCGGCTGGTGGGCGGCGTCGAAGTCGAACGAGGACGGCTCGGAACCGTACTCCGTCTGGGCCGGGCGCGCCGACGGCAAGGGGCAGCTCAAGCTGATGAGCCCCAACGACGGCCGCTACCACGTCAACCCCGCCACCGACGGCACGACGGTGGTGTGGCAGGCGTACAGCCCGGGCGCCGTCGAGATCCTGGCCCGGCCGCTCGCGGGCGGTCCCGTGAAGAAGCTGTGGGCAGGCCGCAGCGGCGGCAGCGTGACGGACGTCGACGGCGACCTCGTCGCCTTCAGCTACGCGAACGTCGGCGGGCGCTCGGGCGTGGCCTATCTCAGCCTGAAGAACCCGGCGGACGTCAGCACCGTCGGCGGAGGCACCTACCGCCGGGCGTACTCGCCCTCGGTCGACGACGGCAAGATCGCCTACCAGGAGTGGCGGAGGGTGGCGCTGGCGGCCCGCGCCGTGTACGAGTGGAGGACGCTCGTGGTCGATGCCGCCACCGGTGAGACCACGGTGGTCCACGAGGCCCCGAGCACCACGAGTCACGGCCCGACCGCCCTCGACGGCGCCCGTGTCTTCTGGCTCGCCGAGCGGGACACGGGCGAGAACGGGACGGCCTTGTTCCGCGCCCCGCTCGACGGCTCCGGCGTGGTGGAACTCGCCCCGGAGGCCGGGTGGGGCCCGCTGCGGGTCTACGACCTGACCGCGTCCGAGGACAGTGTGACGGTCGCCGCCTACGACCCCGACGCTCCCCTCGACAACGAGACGACCCCCAAGCTCCACCAGTTCGAGGCCGCCGGCACCCCCGGCGCGCAGGGCACCTACAAGGGCCGCGTCTCCTGCAACCGCGGCGGCCAGACCCACCCCGCGGCCGTCGGCGGCAGCCAGGTGGTGTGGCTGGACGCGACGACGGGCACCACCGACGTGGTGACCCGCGTCCGGCCGACGGGCAGGTGCGGCTGA